A portion of the Drosophila innubila isolate TH190305 chromosome 3L unlocalized genomic scaffold, UK_Dinn_1.0 0_D_3L, whole genome shotgun sequence genome contains these proteins:
- the LOC117786770 gene encoding glutamate synthase 1 [NADH], chloroplastic has translation MAPTITDNCEFECATSVDSSINSNNNNNFENVNDNGIEIDNFTSNEQSNVSDLSQDGEQEQQQQQMPWEAPGKQGLYDPQNEHEACGVGFIVAIDGKRSHKILRDAQTLSERMNHRGACACDNDTGDGAGVLASIPHGLYAKALAEQGITLPELGHYATGIFYLDVAQHSFAESEFNELAKSLGLTVLAWRTVPSNQQAIGLVARKSEPLSRQVFVARPKGSDEKTFERQVFVLRKRASHELTKQGRRFYICSLSDRTVVYKGLFTSDQLWDYYTDLRNPQFETYMALVHTRFSTNTFPSWERAHPLRVLAHNGEINTLRGNVNLMKAREGVMQSELFGDQLKKLYPVVEPNLSDSGSFDCVLEFITMASDRSLPESVMTMVPEAWQNDRTMPQEKRDFYQWAACVMEPWDGPALISFTDGRYIGAVLDRNGLRPSRFYVTKENVLVMASEVGVYDVDPSQVTLKSRLKPGRMLLVDTKEQKLIQDIELKSRIAKSRPHSDWLQQKITLDEIRNANVLNTPTEEPPKAPASQRGIFDPRLSLFGYTTETVNMLLIPMFKNKKEALGSMGNDAPLACLSGFQPIPYEYFKQLFAQVTNPPIDPFREKVVMSMQCPIGPEANLLKPSAQQVHRIWLPNPILSIPDTQLLKRNTHRGWKTKVLDITFQYSDGYRGYLDCIDRICREGANAAQAGYQLIVLSDREAGTNEKVAVSALLALGALHHHLIETLQRMKVGIIVETAEAREVHHVCVLLGYGADAICPYLAFELAQALRDDGVIGAEVTDKQIYAAYAQAIDTGIAKVMAKMGISTLQSYKSAQIFEAVGLGNELIDKCFRGTQSRIGGVTLEILAKEGLERFQLTYGKVSPDTRILRNPGQYHWRHGGEAHINEPSSIGSLQEAAVNKNLSAFEAFKKTTLDSVKKCALRGQLEFVTDRQKIDLDEVEPASEIVKRFATGAMSFGSISLEAHQTLSITMNRIGGKSNTGEGGEDSDRYLNQDPNNSRRSAIKQVASGRFGVTASYLANADDLQIKMAQGAKPGEGGELPGYKVTKDIAKTRKSVPGVGLISPPPHHDIYSIEDLAELIYDLKCSNPKARISVKLVSEVGVGVVASGVAKGKAEHIVISGHDGGTGASSWTGIKNAGLPWELGVAETHQVLVLNNLRSRVVVQADGQLRTGFDVVVAALLGADEFGFSTAPLIVMGCTMMRKCHLNTCPVGIATQDPELRKKFTGKPEHVINFFFMLAEDIRQIMAGLGIRKFQDLIGRTDLLRMASQRDSKASNLDLKLLLQPALELRPGTNIVGGSVKQDFQLEKRSDNQLIAQAQRIFSGAEKNITVKMPIHNEERAFGSTLSYHIACKYGEAGLPAGKSIDIFLEGSAGQSFCAFLARGVNVTLKGDANDYVGKGLCGGNVVIKPQDTAPFESHLNVIVGNVCLYGATEGTAYFRGIAAERFCVRNSGVTAVVEGVGDHGCEYMTGGLVVILGLTGRNFAAGMSGGIAYVYDIDGSFKPKVNPESVELLPLQLDEDVKLVKKLLMEFIDKTDSKVAKELLDNWAQEQGKFVKVFPYEYQKALKDLAEQEEVQQPVKVAAIENGNGKHEPHIKDIEEAIQDVALEQKRADRVLDKTRGFVKYKRESAPYRDADERQQDWNEVYNFPHVRKNLKMQAARCMECGVPFCQSNSTGCPLGNIIPKWNDLVFHGEWQEALRQLLQTNNFPEFTGRVCPAPCEGSCVLGISEPAVTIKNIECAIIDHAFEQGWIKPEIPETRTGKRVAIVGSGPSGLAAAQQLNRAGHFVTVYERNDRVGGLLQYGIPTMKLSKEVVKRRVDLMADEGIEFRTNVHIGKDTSAEKLVEGFDAVLLTTGSTWPRDLPLANRDLQGIHFAMEFLEAQQKKQLGGKKDIISAEGKDVIIIGGGDTGCDCIATSLRQGAKSITTFEILPEPPLKRAEDNPWPQWPKVFRVDYGHEEVRLKWGKDPRQYCTTTKEFVGENGHIKGVHTVEVEWTKTETGQWRMQEVAGSEKYFAADLILLAMGFLGPEKSVPNELGLELDPRGNIKACNGEYGTSNPKVFAAGDCRRGQSLVVWAITEGRQAARQVDSYLTGYPSGLPGPGGVIDPTGPRS, from the exons ATGGCACCAACAATCACTGACAATTGCGAATTTGAATGTGCAACAAGTGTtgacagcagcatcaacagcaacaacaacaataactttgAAAACGTTAACGATAACGGTATCGAAATCGATAACTTTACTAGCAACGAACAGTCGAATGTGTCCGATTTAAGCCAAGATGgagagcaggagcagcagcagcagcagatgccATGGGAGGCACCTGGCAAGCAGGGACTCTACGATCCCCAGAACGAGCACGAGGCATGCGGCGTTGGCTTCATTGTGGCCATCGATGGCAAACGGTCTCACAAG ATTCTACGTGATGCCCAGACCTTGTCAGAACGGATGAATCATCGCGGCGCCTGCGCCTGCGATAACGACACCGGCGATGGCGCTGGTGTATTGGCTTCCATTCCGCACGGACTCTATGCCAAGGCTCT CGCCGAACAGGGTATAACCTTGCCGGAGTTGGGTCACTATGCTACGGGCATCTTCTACTTGGACGTGGCTCAGCATTCCTTTGCCGAGTCGGAGTTCAATGAGCTGGCCAAGAGTCTGGGATTGACGGTGCTGGCGTGGCGCACAGTTCCATCGAATCAGCAGGCGATTGGACTTGTGGCTCGTAAGTCGGAGCCATTGTCGCGTCAGGTGTTTGTGGCACGTCCCAAGGGCAGCGATGAGAAGACATTTGAGCGTCAGGTGTTTGTGCTTCGCAAGCGGGCGAGTCACGAGCTGACCAAGCAGGGAAGACGCTTCTATATCTGCTCTCTGTCTGATCGGACAGTGGTGTACAAGGGATTGTTCACCTCGGATCAGCTGTGGGATTACTATACGGATCTAAGGAATCCACAGTTTGAGACGTACATGGCTCTGGTCCACACGCGATTTTCCACTAACACCTTTCCCAGCTGGGAGCGGGCTCATCCTTTGCGTGTTCTGGCCCACAATGGTGAGATCAATACCTTGCGTGGTAATGTCAATCTCATGAAGGCTCGGGAGGGTGTCATGCAGTCGGAACTCTTTGGTGATCAACTGAAGAAGCTCTATCCGGTTGTGGAGCCTAATCTTTCCGATTCGGGATCCTTTGATTGTGTCCTGGAGTTTATCACCATGGCCAGCGATCGTTCTCTGCCAGAGTCCGTGATGACCATGGTCCCTGAGGCTTGGCAGAATGATAGAACCATGCCCCAGGAGAAGCGTGACTTCTATCAATGGGCCGCCTGTGTAATGGAACCCTGGGATGGTCCTGCCCTGATCAGTTTCACCGATGGACGTTACATTGGCGCCGTGTTGGATCGGAATGGATTGCGTCCATCACGTTTCTATGTGACCAAGGAAAATGTGCTGGTCATGGCCTCCGAGGTGGGTGTCTACGATGTGGATCCCTCCCAGGTGACGCTCAAGAGTCGCCTCAAGCCCGGACGCATGTTGTTGGTGGACACCAAGGAGCAGAAGCTCATCCAGGACATTGAGCTAAAGTCTCGAATTGCCAAGTCGCGTCCTCATTCCGACTGGTTGCAGCAGAAG ATCACGCTGGACGAGATTCGTAATGCGAATGTGTTGAATACACCCACTGAGGAGCCTCCAAAGGCGCCCGCCTCGCAACGCGGCATCTTTGATCCACGTCTCTCGCTCTTTGGCTACACGACGGAGACGGTCAACATGCTGCTGATTCCCATGTTCAAGAACAA AAAGGAGGCACTTGGTTCTATGGGCAATGATGCTCCTCTGGCTTGCCTCTCCGGATTCCAGCCCATTCCTTATGAGTACTTCAAGCAGCTGTTTGCCCAGGTGACCAATCCACCGATTGATCCATTCCGTGAGAAGGTTGTCATGTCCATGCAGTGTCCCATTGGACCGGAGGCGAATCTGTTGAAGCCATCCGCACAGCAGGTGCATCGCATATGGCTTCCCAATCCCATATTGAGCATTCCAGATACCCAGCTGCTCAAGCGGAACACGCATCGCGGCTGGAAGACCAAGGTCCTGGACATAACATTCCAGTACAGCGACGGCTATCGTGGTTATCTCGATTGCATCGATCGCATCTGTCGGGAGGGCGCCAATGCCGCCCAGGCGGGCTACCAGTTGATCGTCCTTTCGGATCGTGAGGCGGGAACGAATGAGAAGGTAGCGGTATCCGCTTTGCTTGCACTGGGTGCACTGCATCATCATTTGATTGAGACGCTGCAGCGCATGAAGGTCGGCATCATTGTGGAGACGGCCGAGGCACGCGAGGTGCATCACGTATGTGTCCTTCTCGGCTATGGCGCCGATGCTATCTGTCCCTATTTGGCCTTCGAATTGGCCCAGGCACTGCGTGATGATGGAGTCATTGGTGCGGAGGTCACCGACAAGCAGATTTACGCGGCCTACGCCCAAGCCATCGATACGGGCATTGCCAAGGTGATGGCCAAGATGGGAATCAGCACGCTGCAGTCCTACAAGAGTGCTCAGATCTTCGAGGCTGTTGGACTGGGCAACGAGCTCATTGACAAATGCTTCCGCGGCACACAGAGTCGCATTGGCGGCGTTACCCTGGAAATCTTGGCCAAGGAGGGATTAGAACGTTTCCAGTTAACCTACGGCAAGGTGTCGCCGGATACGCGCATCCTGCGTAATCCCGGACAGTATCATTGGCGTCATGGCGGCGAGGCGCACATCAATGAGCCCTCCTCCATTGGCAGCCTGCAGGAGGCGGCGGTCAACAAGAACCTCAGCGCCTTTGAGGCCTTTAAGAAGACCACCCTGGACAGCGTGAAGAAGTGTGCGCTGCGTGGTCAGCTGGAGTTTGTCACGGATCGCCAGAAGATCGACTTGGATGAAGTGGAGCCAGCCAGCGAGATTGTCAAGCG CTTTGCTACGGGAGCTATGAGCTTTGGCAGCATCTCCTTGGAGGCGCATCAGACCTTGTCCATTACCATGAACCGCATTGGCGGCAAGAGCAACACAGGCGAGGGAGGCGAGGACTCTGATCGTTATCTGA ATCAAGATCCCAATAACAGTCGTCGCTCGGCCATTAAACAGGTGGCTTCGGGTCGCTTTGGTGTCACAGCCTCTTACCTCGCGAATGCCGATGATCTGCAGATCAAGATGGCTCAGGGAGCCAAGCCTGGCGAGGGTGGTGAGCTACCAGGATATAAGGTGACCAAGGACATTGCCAAGACACGTAAATCAGTGCCAGGAGTCGGCTTGATATCGCCGCCACCCCATCACGATATCTACTCCATTGAGGATCTTGCCGAGCTGATTTATGATCTCAAGTGCTCCAATCCCAAGGCACGCATCAGCGTCAAATTGGTCTCCGAAGTGGGTGTGGGCGTGGTTGCCTCCGGCGTGGCTAAG GGCAAAGCAGAGCACATTGTCATCTCTGGTCACGACGGCGGCACCGGCGCCAGCTCCTGGACAGGCATCAAGAATGCCGGTCTGCCCTGGGAATTGGGCGTCGCAGAGACCCATCAAGTGCTTGTTTTGAATAATCTGCGTTCGAG AGTGGTCGTTCAGGCGGATGGACAACTTCGCACAGGCTTCGATGTCGTTGTGGCCGCTTTGCTGGGAGCTGATGAGTTTGGTTTCAGCACAGCTCCATTGATTGTCATGG GCTGCACCATGATGCGCAAGTGTCATTTGAATACCTGTCCCGTCGGCATTGCCACACAGGATCCTGAGCTGCGCAAGAAATTCACCGGCAAACCGGAGCATGTGATCAACTTCTTCTTTATGCTGGCCGAGGAT ATTCGTCAAATCATGGCTGGTCTGGGCATACGCAAGTTCCAGGATCTGATTGGACGCACGGATCTCTTGAGGATGGCCAGTCAGCGTGATTCGAAAGCCAGCAATCTCGATCTCAAGCTGCTGCTACAACCAGCCTTGGAGTTGCGTCCTGGCACAAATATTGTGGGTGGTTCTGTGAAACAGGACTTCCAGTTGGAGAAACGTTCCGACAATCAATTGATTGCCCAGGCTCAGAGGATCTTCAGTGGCGCCGAGAAGAACATCACCGTGAAGATGCCCATCCACAATGAGGAGCGTGCTTTTGGCTCCACATTGAGCTATCACATTGCCTGTAAATATGGCGAAGCGGGTCTGCCCGCCGGCAAGAGCATTGACATCTTCCTAGAAGGATCCGCCGGACAGAGTTTCTGCGCTTTCCTTGCACGTGGCGTGAATGTGACTTTGAAGGGGGATGCCAATGATTATGTGGGCAAGGGATTGTGTGGTGGCAATGTGGTCATCAAGCCACAGGATACAGCTCCATTTGAGTCGCATCTCAACGTGATTGTGGGCAATGTGTGTCTCTATGGTGCCACCGAGGGTACCGCCTACTTCAGAGGCATTGCCGCCGAGAGATTCTGTGTGCGCAACTCTGGAGTAACAGCTGTTGTAGAAGGTGTGGGAGACCATGGTTGCGAGTACATGACTGGCGGATTGGTTGTCATCCTGGGCTTGACTGGACGCAATTTCGCAGCGGGCATGTCAGGTGGCATTGCCTATGTCTACGATATTGACGGCTCCTTCAAGCCCAAGGTCAATCCGGAGTCTGTGGAGCTGCTGCCCCTGCAACTGGACGAGGATGTAAAATTGGTAAAGAAACTACTCATGGAGTTCATCGACAAGACCGACTCCAAGGTGGCCAAGGAGCTGCTGGACAACTGGGCGCAGGAGCAGGGCAAGTTCGTCAAGGTCTTCCCGTACGAGTATCAAAAGGCTCTCAAGGATCTCGCCGAACAGGAGGAGGTGCAACAGCCCGTTAAGGTGGCAGCCATCGAGAATGGCAATGGCAAGCACGAACCTCACATAAAGGACATCGAAGAGGCCATTCAGGATGTGGCTCTCGAGCAGAAGCGTGCTGATCGTGTCCTCGACAAAACACGCGGCTTTGTCAAGTACAAGCGGGAGTCGGCTCCGTATCGCGATGCTGACGAACGTCAGCAGGACTGGAATGAAGTCTACAACTTCCCACATGTCCGCAAGAACCTCAAGATGCAGGCAGCTCGTTGCATGGAGTGTGGTGTTCCCTTTTGTCAATCCAACTCGACTGGATGTCCGCTGGGTAACATTATTCCCAAGTGGAATGATCTCGTCTTCCATGGCGAGTGGCAGGAGGCGTTGCGTCAGCTCTTGCAGACCAATAACTTCCCAGAGTTCACTGGTCGCGTCTGTCCCGCTCCCTGCGAGGGCTCCTGCGTCCTGGGCATCTCCGAGCCGGCGGTTACCATCAAAAACATCGAATGCGCCATCATCGATCACGCTTTCGAGCAGGGCTGGATTAAGCCCGAAATCCCAGAGACGCGCACCGGAAAACGTGTCGCCATTGTCGGCTCTGGACCCTCGGGATTGGCAGCTGCTCAACAGCTGAATCGAGCTGGACACTTTGTTACGGTCTACGAGCGCAATGATCGTGTCGGAGGATTACTGCAGTACGGCATTCCCACCATGAAGCTGTCCAAGGAGGTGGTCAAGCGGCGTGTGGATCTCATGGCCGATGAGGGCATCGAATTCCGCACCAATGTGCACATTGGCAAGGACACAAGTGCCGAGAAGTTGGTCGAAGG TTTCGATGCCGTGCTCTTGACCACGGGTTCCACCTGGCCGCGTGATCTGCCCTTGGCAAATCGTGATCTGCAGGGCATTCACTTTGCCATGGAGTTCCTGGAGGCGCAGCAGAAGAAACAACTGGGCGGCAAGAAGGATATCATTTCAGCTGAAGGCAAGGATGTCATCATCATTGGTGGCGGCGACACCGGCTGCGATTGCATTGCCACGTCGCTGCGTCAGGGCGCCAAGAGCATTACCACCTTTGAGATTCTGCCTGAGCCACCTCTAAAGCGTGCCGAGGACAATCCCTGGCCACAGTGGCCCAAAGTGTTCCGTGTCGATTATGGCCATGAGGAAGTGCGTCTCAAGTGGGGCAAGGACCCGCGACAATACTGCACCACAACCAAAGAGTTTGTGGGTGAGAATGGTCATATCAAGGGCGTCCACACCGTCGAGGTGGAGTGGACAAAGACGGAGACGGGACAATGGCGTATGCAGGAAGTTGCCGGATCGGAGAAATACTTTGCTGCCGATCTGATACTACTTGCCATGGGCTTCCTCGGACCGGAGAAGTCGGTGCCCAATGAGCTGGGATTGGAGCTAGATCCACGTGGAAACATCAAGGCCTGTAATGGAGAGTATGGCACCTCGAATCCCAAGGTTTTCGCAGCTGGCG ATTGCCGGCGTGGTCAATCCCTGGTCGTGTGGGCCATTACAGAGGGTCGCCAGGCGGCGCGTCAAGTGGATTCTTATCTAACGGGTTATCCCAGTGGCCTGCCCGGACCAGGTGGCGTCATTGATCCCACTGGACCCAGGTCCTAA
- the LOC117786815 gene encoding eukaryotic translation initiation factor 3 subunit E: protein MAQFDLTRINCQYLDRHLTFPLLEFLCGKEIYNQQELLEYILDTVNKTNMIDYTMDTRKRLNLSQEMPEELVQRKAEVLATLKQLQNEVAPIMKATDILKNGESMKDSKTFVNALQKDYNFKVEHLESAYKLAKYLYECGNYQESTSYLYFCLIVMSPNDKNYLNVLWGKLAAEILTLNWNTALEDLTRLRDYIDSANFSTIQALQQRTWLIHWSVLVFFNHPKGRDLIIEMFLYKPLYLNAIQTMCPHIMRYLATAVVINRTRRNALKDLIKVIQQESYTYRDPITEFLECLYVNFDFEGARLKLHECQTVIFNDFFIVACLNEFVEDARLMIFETFCRIHQCITISMLADKLNMKPNEAECWIVNLIRNARLNAKIDSKLGHVVMGTQPLSPYQQLVEKIDSLSMRSEHLAGLIERKSKQKNQESIDSWKYY from the exons atGGCGCAATTCGATTTAACACGCATCAATTGTCAGTATTTGGACAGACATTTGACTTTTCCACTGCTGGAGTTTTTATGCGGCAAGGAG ATTTACAACCAGCAAGAGCTGTTGGAGTACATTCTGGATACGGTGAACAAGACGAACATGATTGATTACACCATGGACACTCGCAAGCGTCTCAATCTCAGCCAGGAAATGCCGGAGGAGCTGGTGCAGCGCAAGGCCGAGGTGTTGGCCACGTTGAAGCAGCTGCAGAACGAGGTGGCGCCCATCATGAAGGCCACCGACATTCTGAAGAACGGCGAGAGCATGAAGGACTCCAAGACCTTTGTGAATGCCCTGCAGAAGGACTACAACTTCAAGGTGGAGCACCTGGAGAGCGCCTATAAGCTGGCCAAATACCTGTACGAGTGCGGCAACTACCAGGAGTCCACTTCGTATCTGTATTTCTGTCTAATCGTCATGTCACCCAATGATAAG AACTACCTGAATGTGCTGTGGGGCAAGCTGGCTGCCGAGATTCTGACCCTTAACTGGAACACGGCTCTGGAAGATTTAACACGTCTGCGTGATTACATTGACAGCGCCAATTTCTCGACCATTCAGGCGCTTCAGCAGCGCACCTGGCTGATCCACTGGTCAGTGCTGGTCTTCTTCAACCATCCCAAGGGCCGTGACCTTATCATTGAGATGTTCTTGTATAAGCCGCTGTATCTGAACGCCATACAGACCATGTGCCCGCACATTATGCGCTATTTGGCTACCGCTGTGGTCATCAATCGCACACGTCGCAATGCGCTTAAGGATCTGATTAAGGTCATTCAACAGGAATCGTACACGTATCGTGATCCCATAACCGAGTTCCTCGAGTGCCTCTACGTGAACTTTGACTTTGAGGGCGCCCGCCTGAAGCTGCATGAGTGCCAAACGGTCATCTTCAATGACTTCTTCATTGTCGCCTGCCTCAACGAGTTTGTGGAGGATGCGCGTCTGATGATCTTCGAAACATTCTGTCGCATCCATCAGTGCATTACCATCAGCATGCTGGCTGACAAGCTCAACATGAAGCCCAACGAGGCCGAGTGCTGGATTGTCAATCTAATCCGCAACGCGCGTTTGAATGCCAAGATTGACTCGAAACTGGGACATGTTGTGATGGGTACACAGCCACTGAGTCCATATCAGCAGCTGGTGGAGAAGATTGACTCGCTGTCGATGCGTTCGGAGCATTTGGCAGGTCTGATTGAGCGCAAGAGCAAACAAAAGAATCAAGAATCGATCGACTCCTGGAAATACTACTAA
- the LOC117786858 gene encoding protein MTL1 isoform X1, translating into MEAHPKQMQDYWHIPRASLVSSSSSAISSASSSKSSNKSNSNPPTLAQRSIVSANSNATSAAVTAAAAAAVLAAAKRGSRSSQGSTDSNNSTRSAASGSLLLTAANLERFAEIHKKQERQHKMLLTEQLPSVHGNSSSSANYNANLALASNAKDAVIPIDADPNLQYIKTKDLDTVSIASSMHFTMVNGEPGGAKKPKRGLCDRGRQVTVLIISMSTIFLLLIMGMVYALEMRARDMPKS; encoded by the exons ATGCAGGATTACTGGCACATACCTCGCGCCTCGCTTGTCTCCTCCAGCAGCTCGGCCATCAGCTCGGCGAGCTCTTCAAAATCATCGAACAAATCTAACTCAAATCCACCTACGCTGGCCCAACGCAGCATCGTCTCGGCCAATTCGAATGCCACAAGCGCAGCAGTCACCgcggcagctgcagcggcTGTGTTGGCAGCCGCCAAGCGAGGATCCCGCTCATCACAAGGCTCcactgacagcaacaacagcacaagg AGTGCCGCATCCGGGTCACTTTTGCTGACGGCAGCGAATCTGGAACGTTTTGCAGAGATTCACAAGAAGCAGGAGCGTCAGCACAAAATGCTGCTGACGGAGCAGCTGCCCAGTGTGCATGGCAATAGCTCCTCGTCGGCCAATTATAATGCCAATCTGGCATTGGCCAGTAATGCTAAGGATGCGGTCATACCCATCGATGCTGATCCCAATCTGCAGTACATAAAAACCAAAGATCTGGATACCGTTTCCATAGCCAGTTCCATGCACTTTACCATGGTCAATGGTGAACCTGGTGGCGCCAAGAAACCCAAGCGAGGTCTCTGCGATCGTGGACGTCAAGTGACGGTATTAATTATCAGCATGAGCACCATTTTCTTGCTGCTCATCATGGGCATGGTCTATGCACTAGAGA TGCGCGCTCGTGACATGCCCAAAAGCTAa
- the LOC117786810 gene encoding acetyl-coenzyme A transporter 1 — MSKRRRGQPNDGRGELVESMADAEDKHEKPDLRGDRRNIAILLFLYVLQGIPIGLIAAVPMLLQNRGASYKQQAEFSFAYWPFSIKLLWAPIVDSLYVRRFGRRKSWLVPVQYLLGGFMLLLSAHVDRWLGGDGVDPNVPLLTLLFFVLNFLAATQDIAVDGWALTMLKRCNVGYASTCNSVGQTAGYFLGYVVFIALESKDFCNSYLRDVPADAGMITLPRFLWFWGITFIVATTLVALFKKENDITDAHTDARYKEEHELNIQESYKVLWDMVRKRPVQILAAILLTVKVTFAASDGVTSLKLIDAGVPKEKLALLAIPVIPLQLILPIIVGKYTNGPRPMDLYLRAIPWRIALATVATLIAYATPYLISGGEVPVYYYVLLVVSYGCYQVFLYSMFVAAMAFFAKISDPAVGGTYMTFLNTLCNLGGNWPNTVVLWLVDVLTWKKCTTQPDNTCLSKEDQQECTKSTGKCEIVFDGYYLEAIVCVVYGIIWLLVVRKWIRHLQNLPTRAWMVVSPTAKNKLR; from the exons ATGTCGAAGCGCCGTCGAGGTCAACCCAATGACGGGCGGGGGGAGCTCGTCGAGTCCATGGCAGATGCGGAGGATAAACACGAGAAGCCTGATCTACGTGGCGATAGACGCAACATTGCCATACTCCTCTTCCTGTATGTACTGCAGGGTATTCCCATTGGCCTGATTGCTGCCGTTCCCATGCTGCTGCAGAATCGTGGCGCTAGCTACAAACAGCAGGCAGAATTCTCCTTTGCCTACTGGCCATTTAGCATCAAACTGCTCTGGGCGCCCATTGTGGACTCGTTGTATGTGCGACGCTTTGGACGCCGCAAGTCTTGGCTAGTCCCTGTGCAGTATCTGCTGGGTGgcttcatgttgttgctgtccgcGCACGTGGATCGCTGGCTGGGCGGCGATGGCGTCGATCCAAATGTTCCGCTGCTGACGCTGCTCTTCTTCGTGCTGAACTTCTTGGCAGCCACCCAAGACATCGCCGTCGATGGCTGGGCACTGACCATGCTGAAGCGCTGCAATGTGGGTTACGCCTCCACCTGCAACAGTGTGGGACAAACAGCCGGGTACTTTCTGGGCTATGTGGTGTTCATTGCGCTCGAGTCCAAAGACTTTTGCAACTCGTATCTGCGTGATGTTCCCGCGGATGCGGGCATGATAACACTGCCGCGTTTCCTATGGTTCTGGGGCATCACTTTCATAGTGGCCACAACGCTGGTGGCGCTTTTCAAGAAGGAGAACGACATTACCGATGCTCACACGGATGCACGGTATAAGGAGGAGCACGAGTTGAATATCCAAGAGAGTTACAAGGTGCTGTGGGACATGGTGAGAAAGCGACCTGTACAAATCCTTGCAGCCATTCTGCTCACAGTGAAAGTTACGTTTGCCGCCTCCGATGGAGTCACATCCCTGAAGCTCATCGATGCCGGCGTACCTAAGGAGAAGCTGGCACTGCTGGCCATTCCCGTGATTCCACTACAGCTCATACTACCCATCATTGTTGGCAAATACACCAATGGACCTCGTCCCATGGATTTGTACCTGAGGGCCATTCCCTGGAGGATTGCCTTGGCCACTGTGGCCACGTTGATCGCCTATGCCACCCCGTATCTGATTTCGGGTGGCGAGGTGCCCGTCTATTACTATGTCCTGCTCGTCGTTAGCTATGGATGCTATCAGGTATTCCTATATTCTATGTTTGTGGCTGCCATGGCATTCTTTGCCAAGATCTCGGATCCTGCCGTGGGCGGCACCTACATGACATTCCTGAATACCCTCTGCAATCTTGGCGGCAACTGGCCCAACACGGTGGTGCTCTGGCTAGTGGATGTGCTGACCTGGAAAAAGTGCACCACACAGCCCGACAACACCTGCCTCAGCAAGGAGGATCAGCAG GAGTGCACAAAAAGTACGGGCAAATGTGAAATAGTCTTTGATGGTTACTATCTGGAGGCGATAGTGTGTGTGGTCTATGGCATCATTTGGCTGCTGGTCGTGCGCAAATGGATACGGCATTTACAGAATCTACCGACGCGTGCCTGGATGGTGGTGTCTCCTACGGCGAAGAATAAGCTAAGGTAG
- the LOC117786858 gene encoding protein MTL1 isoform X2 → MQDYWHIPRASLVSSSSSAISSASSSKSSNKSNSNPPTLAQRSIVSANSNATSAAVTAAAAAAVLAAAKRGSRSSQGSTDSNNSTRSAASGSLLLTAANLERFAEIHKKQERQHKMLLTEQLPSVHGNSSSSANYNANLALASNAKDAVIPIDADPNLQYIKTKDLDTVSIASSMHFTMVNGEPGGAKKPKRGLCDRGRQVTVLIISMSTIFLLLIMGMVYALEMRARDMPKS, encoded by the exons ATGCAGGATTACTGGCACATACCTCGCGCCTCGCTTGTCTCCTCCAGCAGCTCGGCCATCAGCTCGGCGAGCTCTTCAAAATCATCGAACAAATCTAACTCAAATCCACCTACGCTGGCCCAACGCAGCATCGTCTCGGCCAATTCGAATGCCACAAGCGCAGCAGTCACCgcggcagctgcagcggcTGTGTTGGCAGCCGCCAAGCGAGGATCCCGCTCATCACAAGGCTCcactgacagcaacaacagcacaagg AGTGCCGCATCCGGGTCACTTTTGCTGACGGCAGCGAATCTGGAACGTTTTGCAGAGATTCACAAGAAGCAGGAGCGTCAGCACAAAATGCTGCTGACGGAGCAGCTGCCCAGTGTGCATGGCAATAGCTCCTCGTCGGCCAATTATAATGCCAATCTGGCATTGGCCAGTAATGCTAAGGATGCGGTCATACCCATCGATGCTGATCCCAATCTGCAGTACATAAAAACCAAAGATCTGGATACCGTTTCCATAGCCAGTTCCATGCACTTTACCATGGTCAATGGTGAACCTGGTGGCGCCAAGAAACCCAAGCGAGGTCTCTGCGATCGTGGACGTCAAGTGACGGTATTAATTATCAGCATGAGCACCATTTTCTTGCTGCTCATCATGGGCATGGTCTATGCACTAGAGA TGCGCGCTCGTGACATGCCCAAAAGCTAa